One part of the Botrytis cinerea B05.10 chromosome 8, complete sequence genome encodes these proteins:
- the Bcpet191 gene encoding Bcpet191 yields the protein MPSSCQDIRAALAQCLQESDCVMIYRNKPSDCLRAPLLETMPTKCQQLKTGYGECKRGLVDMRKRFRGNQPISVSKEIEGGGERNTGGHMLYAGKPAFESGVKETSGNEPEEKDWRQLENERYRKE from the exons ATGCCGAGTTCTTGTCAAGATATCC GAGCTGCACTGGCACAATGTCTCCAGGAGTCAGACTGTGTCATGATTTATCGCAATAAGCCTTCCGATTGTCTGCGGGCTCCGCTTCTCGAAACCATGCCTACCAAGTGTCAACAATTGAAGACAGGCTACGGTGAATGCAAACGAGGCTTAGTCGATATGCGCAAACGATTCAGAGGCAATCAACCAATTTCTGTGAGCAAGGAGattgagggagggggagagagaaatacCGGTGGACATATGCTCTATGCTGGAAAGCCAGCCTTTGAAAGCGGGGTCAAAGAGACAAGCGGAAACGAACCCGAAGAGAAGGACTGGAGGCAGTTGGAGAACGAGAGGTACAGAAAGGagtaa
- the Bctgl1 gene encoding Bctgl1 has translation MYLPFLGRLCPSEYLALISSFFLVGLEAIIRILTLALPSTIITLCYRGSRRLFNRFTSPAAKKSETRKQDISTSIRNASDFVDLCELAGYYAEEHVVQTKDGYLLCAHRLGWKKGEENMKVNSGPGSIKKPVVYLHHGLLMNSEVWVCLTDKERCLAFTLVERGYDVWLGNNRGNKYSKKSIHHSPTDTAFWDFSMDEFAFYDIPDTIQYILDTTSAPSLSYVGFSQGTAQAFATLAVHPKLNDQINVFIALAPAMSPAGLSNGIVDALVKASPQVLFLLFGRRSILSSATMWQSILYPPIFVRLIDMGLKFLFGWHAKNMSTSQKLAAYPHLYSFTSTKAVVHWFQIIRTKSFQMYDDEPQPVLGGVNKYTKVAKFPTRNIKTPIVLLYGGSDSLVDINVMRKELPPLTTHIEISHYEHLDFLWAREVNTLVFPHVFDALESFYNAEHSKEEYEHYNRARTNSIRIGAMNPRPLTYLSEEESGSRQSLGSGTYVDVDQTTMLQPGDESSADLDTPESTYNHNSARKRAKLHSRNSYIDDDASTETSPVGANTSNTPFPQFDSSHRALKPKPQPHPEGGEGIPSTPPSHSHSSQPNSRIPITTPSPQMHSQSTPARFRKSLRSVSIGSNISFDTKGNKSRPGSIGGNGISLGVGRAVGGVVSGLGEGSRSKEDVYISDGARSRGDSNASANDTGKDSGGSMRGFGGVLRRKSEKKGSEGV, from the exons ATGtatcttccatttctcgGACGGCTCTGCCC GAGCGAATATTTGGCACTGATAAGCTCGTTCTTTCTTGTTGGGTTAGAAGCaataattagaatattgaCATTGGCACTTC CTTCGACGATTATAACGCTATGTTATCGAGGTTCGAGGCGCCTTTTCAATCGATTCACATCTCCAGCAGCTAAGAAATCAGAGACACGAAAGCAAG ATATATCCACCTCGATTCGAAATGCTTCAGATTTTGTAGATCTCTGCGAGTTAGCTGGTTATTATGCCGAAGAGCATGTCGTACAAACCAAAGATGGCTATCTGCTATGCGCTCATCGACTTGGttggaagaaaggagaagaaaatatgaAAGTCAACAGTGGACCCGGTAGCATCAAAAAACCTGTTGTATACCTACACCATGGCTTGCTCATGAATAGCGAAGTATGGGTTTGTTTGACTGATAAGGAGAGATGCTTAGCCTTTACCCTGGTGGAAAGAGGTTACGATGTTTGG CTTGGAAACAATCGTGGAAACAAATACTCCAAGAAGTCCATCCACCATTCACCTACAGACACAGCTTTCTGGGACTTTTCTATGGATGAATTTGCCTTTTATGATATCCCTGACACCATCCAATACATTCTTGACACAACCTCTGCGCCATCATTATCGTATGTTGGATTCTCTCAAGGAACTGCCCAGGCTTTTGCAACTTTGGCTGTCCACCCGAAGCTCAATGACCAGATCAATGTATTCATTGCCCTTGCGCCCGCTATGTCTCCAGCTGGACTTTCAAATGGTATAGTGGATGCACTTGTCAAAGCATCACCTCAGgttctatttcttcttttcggTCGTCGCTCTATTCTATCATCGGCTACTATGTGGCAATCCATACTTTACCCTCCGATTTTCGTGCGTCTCATTGATATGGGGttaaaatttcttttcggCTGGCACGCCAAGAATATGTCCACATCACAAAAGCTCGCAGCGTACCCTCATCTGTATTCTTTCACTAGTACCAAAGCAGTTGTTCACTGGTTTCAAATCATCCGCACGAAGTCATTCCAAATGTACGATGACGAGCCCCAACCTGTTTTGGGTGGCGTAAACAAATACACCAAAGTCGCCAAATTTCCAACCCGCAACATCAAAACACCAATTGTATTGCTGTATGGTGGCAGCGACTCACTGGTCGACATCAATGTAATGCGAAAAGAACTTCCGCCTCTCACAACTCACATTGAAATCTCCCACTATGAGCATCTCGATTTCTTATGGGCTCGAGAAGTCAACACTCTAGTCTTCCCGCATGTTTTCGACGCTTTAGAATCCTTCTACAATGCAGAGCATTCGAAAGAGGAGTATGAACATTATAACCGCGCCCGTACCAACTCAATTCGCATTGGTGCCATGAACCCCAGACCATTGACTTATCTTAGTGAAGAAGAGAGTGGAAGTCGTCAATCCTTAGGAAGTGGAACATATGTCGATGTAGATCAAACTACCATGTTACAACCTGGCGACGAATCATCGGCCGATCTCGATACACCTGAAAGCACATATAACCATAATAGTGCACGGAAACGCGCTAAGCTCCATTCTAGGAACTCATATATAGACGATGACGCCTCAACCGAAACCTCGCCTGTTGGCGCTAATACATCTAATACTCCCTTTCCCCAATTCGACAGTTCGCATCGTGCCCTTAAACCCAAACCTCAGCCACATCCTGAAGGCGGAGAGGGAATACCTTCAACACCCCCATCCCATTCACACTCTTCTCAACCAAACTCCCGCATCCCTATCACAACCCCCTCCCCACAAATGCATTCCCAATCCACTCCCGCTCGCTTTAGGAAATCTCTACGCAGTGTTTCTATCGGCAGCAATATTTCTTTCGACacaaaaggaaacaaaagTAGACCAGGAAGCATAGGTGGAAATGGTATTAGTCTAGGCGTAGGACGTGCTGTAGGGGGCGTTGTATCAGGGTTAGGAGAAGGGAGTAGGAGTAAAGAAGATGTGTATATTAGTGATGGAGCGAGGAGTAGGGGAGACAGTAACGCAAGCGCGAATGATACGGGGAAAGACAGTGGGGGGAGCAtgagggggtttgggggagtattgagaagaaagtcgGAGAAGAAGGGGAGTGAAGGTGTTTAG
- the Bctgl1 gene encoding Bctgl1, translating to MYLPFLGRLCPSEYLALISSFFLVGLEAIIRILTLALPSTIITLCYRGSRRLFNRFTSPAAKKSETRKQGWSSLSVESERKGLTNSDISTSIRNASDFVDLCELAGYYAEEHVVQTKDGYLLCAHRLGWKKGEENMKVNSGPGSIKKPVVYLHHGLLMNSEVWVCLTDKERCLAFTLVERGYDVWLGNNRGNKYSKKSIHHSPTDTAFWDFSMDEFAFYDIPDTIQYILDTTSAPSLSYVGFSQGTAQAFATLAVHPKLNDQINVFIALAPAMSPAGLSNGIVDALVKASPQVLFLLFGRRSILSSATMWQSILYPPIFVRLIDMGLKFLFGWHAKNMSTSQKLAAYPHLYSFTSTKAVVHWFQIIRTKSFQMYDDEPQPVLGGVNKYTKVAKFPTRNIKTPIVLLYGGSDSLVDINVMRKELPPLTTHIEISHYEHLDFLWAREVNTLVFPHVFDALESFYNAEHSKEEYEHYNRARTNSIRIGAMNPRPLTYLSEEESGSRQSLGSGTYVDVDQTTMLQPGDESSADLDTPESTYNHNSARKRAKLHSRNSYIDDDASTETSPVGANTSNTPFPQFDSSHRALKPKPQPHPEGGEGIPSTPPSHSHSSQPNSRIPITTPSPQMHSQSTPARFRKSLRSVSIGSNISFDTKGNKSRPGSIGGNGISLGVGRAVGGVVSGLGEGSRSKEDVYISDGARSRGDSNASANDTGKDSGGSMRGFGGVLRRKSEKKGSEGV from the exons ATGtatcttccatttctcgGACGGCTCTGCCC GAGCGAATATTTGGCACTGATAAGCTCGTTCTTTCTTGTTGGGTTAGAAGCaataattagaatattgaCATTGGCACTTC CTTCGACGATTATAACGCTATGTTATCGAGGTTCGAGGCGCCTTTTCAATCGATTCACATCTCCAGCAGCTAAGAAATCAGAGACACGAAAGCAAGGTTGGAGCAGTCTTTCAGTAGAATCTGAACGAAAAGGACTGACAAACTCAGATATATCCACCTCGATTCGAAATGCTTCAGATTTTGTAGATCTCTGCGAGTTAGCTGGTTATTATGCCGAAGAGCATGTCGTACAAACCAAAGATGGCTATCTGCTATGCGCTCATCGACTTGGttggaagaaaggagaagaaaatatgaAAGTCAACAGTGGACCCGGTAGCATCAAAAAACCTGTTGTATACCTACACCATGGCTTGCTCATGAATAGCGAAGTATGGGTTTGTTTGACTGATAAGGAGAGATGCTTAGCCTTTACCCTGGTGGAAAGAGGTTACGATGTTTGG CTTGGAAACAATCGTGGAAACAAATACTCCAAGAAGTCCATCCACCATTCACCTACAGACACAGCTTTCTGGGACTTTTCTATGGATGAATTTGCCTTTTATGATATCCCTGACACCATCCAATACATTCTTGACACAACCTCTGCGCCATCATTATCGTATGTTGGATTCTCTCAAGGAACTGCCCAGGCTTTTGCAACTTTGGCTGTCCACCCGAAGCTCAATGACCAGATCAATGTATTCATTGCCCTTGCGCCCGCTATGTCTCCAGCTGGACTTTCAAATGGTATAGTGGATGCACTTGTCAAAGCATCACCTCAGgttctatttcttcttttcggTCGTCGCTCTATTCTATCATCGGCTACTATGTGGCAATCCATACTTTACCCTCCGATTTTCGTGCGTCTCATTGATATGGGGttaaaatttcttttcggCTGGCACGCCAAGAATATGTCCACATCACAAAAGCTCGCAGCGTACCCTCATCTGTATTCTTTCACTAGTACCAAAGCAGTTGTTCACTGGTTTCAAATCATCCGCACGAAGTCATTCCAAATGTACGATGACGAGCCCCAACCTGTTTTGGGTGGCGTAAACAAATACACCAAAGTCGCCAAATTTCCAACCCGCAACATCAAAACACCAATTGTATTGCTGTATGGTGGCAGCGACTCACTGGTCGACATCAATGTAATGCGAAAAGAACTTCCGCCTCTCACAACTCACATTGAAATCTCCCACTATGAGCATCTCGATTTCTTATGGGCTCGAGAAGTCAACACTCTAGTCTTCCCGCATGTTTTCGACGCTTTAGAATCCTTCTACAATGCAGAGCATTCGAAAGAGGAGTATGAACATTATAACCGCGCCCGTACCAACTCAATTCGCATTGGTGCCATGAACCCCAGACCATTGACTTATCTTAGTGAAGAAGAGAGTGGAAGTCGTCAATCCTTAGGAAGTGGAACATATGTCGATGTAGATCAAACTACCATGTTACAACCTGGCGACGAATCATCGGCCGATCTCGATACACCTGAAAGCACATATAACCATAATAGTGCACGGAAACGCGCTAAGCTCCATTCTAGGAACTCATATATAGACGATGACGCCTCAACCGAAACCTCGCCTGTTGGCGCTAATACATCTAATACTCCCTTTCCCCAATTCGACAGTTCGCATCGTGCCCTTAAACCCAAACCTCAGCCACATCCTGAAGGCGGAGAGGGAATACCTTCAACACCCCCATCCCATTCACACTCTTCTCAACCAAACTCCCGCATCCCTATCACAACCCCCTCCCCACAAATGCATTCCCAATCCACTCCCGCTCGCTTTAGGAAATCTCTACGCAGTGTTTCTATCGGCAGCAATATTTCTTTCGACacaaaaggaaacaaaagTAGACCAGGAAGCATAGGTGGAAATGGTATTAGTCTAGGCGTAGGACGTGCTGTAGGGGGCGTTGTATCAGGGTTAGGAGAAGGGAGTAGGAGTAAAGAAGATGTGTATATTAGTGATGGAGCGAGGAGTAGGGGAGACAGTAACGCAAGCGCGAATGATACGGGGAAAGACAGTGGGGGGAGCAtgagggggtttgggggagtattgagaagaaagtcgGAGAAGAAGGGGAGTGAAGGTGTTTAG
- the Bcbxi1 gene encoding Bcbxi1, with protein sequence MASNTKYTPASQRDSLDDPVHYSQAPPSYAEPSASADNDALLGGPRSSEDNIPDDFKFGGSVAEATIEIRMQFVRKVYTILSVQLIATAALSSVSFFSESYKTWIQSNTWMLWTSMFGAIGFMLLTYWKRKSYPTNLLFLGGFTALEAYSISVIVSTFDSRIVLQAVLLTAGIFVALTLFACQTKYDFTSWMPYLFGGLWALILFGFMAMFFPNNSTVELIYSGIAALIFSGYILVDTQLIMRHSHVEEEIAAAISLYLDIINLFLAILRILNSQQNN encoded by the exons ATGGCGTCGAACACAAAATACACTCCCGCTTCCCAACGGGACTCGCTCGATGATCCCGTACATTATTCGCAAGCCCCTCCATCTTATGCCGAACCTTCTGCATCTGCGGACAATGATGCTCTCCTAGGAGGACCAAGAAGCAGTGAGGACAACATTCCGGATGACTTCAAG TTTGGAGGTTCCGTCGCCGAAGCGACTATCGAGATACGAATGCAG TTTGTCCGAAAAGTCTACACTATCCT CTCTGTACAACTCATTGCCACAGCCGCTCTAAGCTCTGTCTCCTTCTTCAGCGAATCCTACAAAACTTGGATTCAGTCAAACACTTGGATGTTATGGACTTCG ATGTTTGGCGCAATTGGTTTCATGCTCTTGACCTACTGGAAGCGAAAGTCATACCCAACCAACTTGTTGTTTCTTGGAGGATTCACAGCGCTCGAGGCATACTCGATATCGGTTATCGTGTCGACATTTGATTCTCGCATTGTTCTTCAAGCCGTCTTACTTACCGCCGGAATATTTGTTGCGCTGACACTCTTTGCCTGCCAAACCAAATATGATTTTACGTCATGGATGCCTTATCTCTTTGGTGGACTTTGGGCATTGATTCTCTTCGGATTCATGGCCATGTTCTTCCCAAACAACAGTACGGTTGAGTTGATTTATTCTGGTATCGCCGCTCTTATCTTTTCCGGCTACATTCTCGTTGACACCCAGCTCATTATGAGACATTCTCACgtggaggaggagattgCAGCAGCTATCAGTCTTTACCTTGACATCATCAACCTGTTTTTGGCCATTCTCCGAATCCTCAACAGCCAACAAAATAACTAG